A window of Chaetodon auriga isolate fChaAug3 chromosome 2, fChaAug3.hap1, whole genome shotgun sequence contains these coding sequences:
- the tusc2a gene encoding tumor suppressor 2, mitochondrial calcium regulator a, whose protein sequence is MGGSGSKAKGVWPFSGSGAGSDSSSDGNEQSLARLKGSRNATPFVFTRRSSLYYDEDGDLAHEFYEETVVTKNGRKKSKLKRIQKNLIPQGIVKLDHPCIHVDFPIVLCEV, encoded by the exons ATGGGAGGAAGTGGATCCAAAGCCAAAGGTGTATGGCCTTTCTCAGGCAGTGGAGCTGGGAGCGATTCATCCAGCGATGGGAACGAGCAGTCTTTGGCCCGACTCAAAGGCTCCAGGAACGCAACGCCGTTTGTGTTTACCAGGAGAAG TTCTTTGTACTATGACGAGGACGGAGACCTTGCCCATGAATTCTATGAAGAGACGGTGGTGacaaaaaatggcagaaaaaagtCCAAGTTGAAGAGGATTCAGAAAAATCTGATTCCACAG GGCATTGTGAAGCTCGACCACCCCTGTATTCATGTAGATTTCCCAATCGTCCTCTGTGAGGTGTGA
- the LOC143326035 gene encoding ras association domain-containing protein 1-like isoform X2: protein MAVSMKDEAGNSDKSPSFEMTWGSSTSSGYCSEEDSDSEFEQYFTARTSFFPKTRKANVNANVKKDEQIEWGKQELTTADIQQKVKEYNVQINSNLFMNMNKDGSYTGFIKVQFKLARPVSVPPPKKGHDAGGRKAPGVKRRTSFYLPKDASKHLHISSRTSAREVIEALLKKFTVVDNPGKFALFERSERHDQVYIRKLSDDERPLRLRLAAGPNEKALSFVLKENETGEVNWHAFSMPELKNFLRILQREEEEHVKQIVQRYALARTKMQEALTGSTPG from the exons ATGGCAGTCAGTATGAAAGACGAGGCTGGCAACTCGGACAAAAGTCCTTCTTTCGAGATGACCTGGGGCAGCTCCACCAGCAGCGGCTACTGCAGCGAGGAGGACTCCGACTCCGAGTTTGAGCAGTACTTCACCGCCCGGACATCTTTCTTCCCCAAAACCCGGAAAGCTAACGTTAATGCTAACGTGAAGAAG GATGAACAAATTGAATGGGGAAAGCAAGAGTTGACCACTGCAGATATTCAGCAGAAGGTGAAGGAATACAATGTTCAAATCAACAGCAATCTGTTCATGAACATG AACAAGGATGGTTCCTACACTGGCTTCATAAAAGTTCAGTTCAAGTTGGCACGACCTGTGTCAGTTCCACCTCCAAAGAAAGGTCACGATGCTGGTGGGAGGAAGGCACCCGGAGTGAAGCGTCGCACCTCTTTCTACCTGCCAAAGGATGCATCCAAGCACCTGCACATAAGCTCACGCACTTCTGCCCGGGAGGTCATCGAGGCTTTGTTGAAAAAGTTTACTGTGGTGGACAATCCTGGCAAGTTTGCCCTGTTTGAGCGCAGCGAGCGTCATGACCAAG TTTATATTCGCAAGCTGTCTGATGATGAGCGTCCCCTCCGTCTGCGTCTGGCTGCTGGGCCCAATGAGAAAGCCCTTAGTTTTGTTCTGAAGGAGAATGAAACTGGAGAAGTCAAT TGGCATGCCTTCTCTATGCCTGAGCTGAAGAACTTCCTGCGCATTCTGCAGcgtgaagaggaggaacacGTTAAGCAGATAGTGCAGCGGTACGCTCTGGCCCGCACTAAAATGCAGGAGGCTCTGACTGGCTCGACCCCCGGCTGA
- the LOC143326035 gene encoding ras association domain-containing protein 1-like isoform X1, producing MWGEFIELRDLRPDREQIELTGSRSPCSPPRLERANALRISPGKVPDLLSRVGIIRVLSSAQDPQLTEERGEGHNFQPCSHAQPTWCDLCGDFIWGLYRQSLRCVNCRFTCHYRCRALIRLDCSWDRGSVADHTCVVEHTIETDTNVDEQIEWGKQELTTADIQQKVKEYNVQINSNLFMNMNKDGSYTGFIKVQFKLARPVSVPPPKKGHDAGGRKAPGVKRRTSFYLPKDASKHLHISSRTSAREVIEALLKKFTVVDNPGKFALFERSERHDQVYIRKLSDDERPLRLRLAAGPNEKALSFVLKENETGEVNWHAFSMPELKNFLRILQREEEEHVKQIVQRYALARTKMQEALTGSTPG from the exons ATGTGGGGAGAGTTCATCGAGCTCCGTGACCTGAGGCCGGACAGAGAGCAGATAGAGCTGACCGGTAGTCGCTCGCCCTGCTCGCCTCCGCGCCTGGAGAGAGCCAACGCCCTGAGGATCAGCCCGGGGAAGGTCCCAGATCTGCTGAGTCGGGTGGGCATCATCAGAGTCCTGAGCAGCGCCCAGGACCCCCAGCTCactgaggagaggggagagggacaCAACTTCCAGCCCTGTAGCCATGCTCAGCCCACGTGGTGCGACCTGTGTGGAGACTTCATCTGGGGCCTGTACAGGCAGAGCCTGCGCTGTGTCA ACTGCAGATTCACGTGCCACTACCGCTGTCGTGCCCTGATCCGGTTGGACTGCAGCTGGGACCGGGGCTCTGTGGCTGACCACACGTGTGTCGTGGAGCACACCatagaaacagacacaaatgtg GATGAACAAATTGAATGGGGAAAGCAAGAGTTGACCACTGCAGATATTCAGCAGAAGGTGAAGGAATACAATGTTCAAATCAACAGCAATCTGTTCATGAACATG AACAAGGATGGTTCCTACACTGGCTTCATAAAAGTTCAGTTCAAGTTGGCACGACCTGTGTCAGTTCCACCTCCAAAGAAAGGTCACGATGCTGGTGGGAGGAAGGCACCCGGAGTGAAGCGTCGCACCTCTTTCTACCTGCCAAAGGATGCATCCAAGCACCTGCACATAAGCTCACGCACTTCTGCCCGGGAGGTCATCGAGGCTTTGTTGAAAAAGTTTACTGTGGTGGACAATCCTGGCAAGTTTGCCCTGTTTGAGCGCAGCGAGCGTCATGACCAAG TTTATATTCGCAAGCTGTCTGATGATGAGCGTCCCCTCCGTCTGCGTCTGGCTGCTGGGCCCAATGAGAAAGCCCTTAGTTTTGTTCTGAAGGAGAATGAAACTGGAGAAGTCAAT TGGCATGCCTTCTCTATGCCTGAGCTGAAGAACTTCCTGCGCATTCTGCAGcgtgaagaggaggaacacGTTAAGCAGATAGTGCAGCGGTACGCTCTGGCCCGCACTAAAATGCAGGAGGCTCTGACTGGCTCGACCCCCGGCTGA
- the zmynd10 gene encoding zinc finger MYND domain-containing protein 10 isoform X2, whose amino-acid sequence MDTSVVLPVEAEGFVQSLKTFSVKEVGCARWFRQHEYIEKLNMQAILNASAMHDEFVKELLISYGKIPVLVHEMILVEVWKQKVFPILCQLQDFNPKNTFHLYMVIHHEATIINLLETILFHKDSCEAADDSVLDLVDYCHRKLTLLASKATRESITTRDQHNLTGKAAELQVQSAALEFEISLKAVSVLRYITDHTESISVINRMLCTHNMPCVLVQLIDCCPWSRCTEGKVEKHINGRWQKIPAEDHLKMTKVDGQVWISLHNLLLKEDCQRKYDFNNFNKNQLLKLRSFLTEVLIDQLPNLLELQRYLAHLAVTDPAPPRKELVLEQIPEIWNHIVKENSGKWKAIAKYQVKETLNPSESDLRLQAQSLAQTYNLDVMESLLPEKPKCGSCGKEAAKRCSRCQGEWYCQRECQVKHWPKHKKACQLMAEATEKIQRDLHIHS is encoded by the exons ATGGACACGTCGGTTGTTTTGCCTGTTGAAGCGGAGGGGTTTGTTCAAAGTCTGAAGACTTTCTCCGTCAAGGAAGTGGGCTGTGCAAG GTGGTTCAGACAGCACGAGTACATCGAGAAACTGAACATGCAGGCGATACTGAATGCTTCTGCTATGCATGATGAGTTCGTCAAGGAGCTCCTGATATCATACGGAAAG ATACCTGTTCTGGTCCATGAAATGATCCTCGTCGAAGTATGGAAGCAAAAAGTGTTTCCCATCTTATGTCAGCTGCAGGACTTTAATCCCAAGAACACATTTCATCTTTACATGGTG ATCCACCATGAAGCCACGATCATAAACCTGCTTGAAACCATACTGTTTCATAAG gATTCATGTGAGGCAGCTGATGACTCTGTTCTTGATTTGGTGGATTACTGCCACCGCAAACTCACCCTGCTGGCCAGCAAAGCAACCAGGGAGAGCATCACGACCCGTGACCAACACAACCTGACAGGCAAAGCAGCA GAGTTGCAGGTGCAGAGTGCTGCACTGGAGTTTGAAATCTCCCTGAAGGCCGTCTCTGTGCTGCGCTACATCACGGATCACACTGAGAG catCAGTGTTATCAATCGCATGCTGTGCACCCATAACATGCCATGCGTACTGGTTCAGCTGATTGACTGCTGCCCTTGGAGTCGCTGTACAGAAG GGAAGGTAGAAAAGCATATAAATGGCAGATGGCAGAAGATTCCTGCTGAGGACCATCTAAAGATGACAAAGGTAGATGGTCAGGTCTGGATTTCCCTTCacaatctgctgctgaaggaagACTGCCAACGGAAATATGACTTCAACAATTTCAACAAGAACCAGCTTCTAAAG CTCCGGTCTTTCTTGACAGAGGTATTGATTGATCAGCTGCCAAACCTGCTGGAACTGCAGCGTTACCTAGCTCATCTTGCAGTTACAGACCCTGCCCCTCCAAGAAAAGAGCTCGTTTTAGAGCag ATCCCAGAAATATGGAACCACATTGTGAAGGAGAATTCTGGGAAGTGGAAGGCGATAGCCAAGTATCAGGTCAAAGAAACCTTGAACCCATCTGAAAGTGACCTGAGGCTACAGGCACAGAG TTTGGCCCAGACATACAACCTGGATGTGATGGAGAGTTTACTCCCCGAGAAGCCAAAGTGTGGATCCTGTGGGAAAGAGGCTGCAAAGAGATGCTCCCGGTGTCAGGGAGAATGGTACTGTCAGAG agaATGTCAGGTGAAGCACTGGCCTAAACACAAGAAAGCCTGCCAGCTTATGGCTGAGGCCACAGAGAAGATCCAGAGGGACCTGCACATCCACAGTTAA
- the zmynd10 gene encoding zinc finger MYND domain-containing protein 10 isoform X1 produces the protein MDTSVVLPVEAEGFVQSLKTFSVKEVGCARWFRQHEYIEKLNMQAILNASAMHDEFVKELLISYGKIPVLVHEMILVEVWKQKVFPILCQLQDFNPKNTFHLYMVIHHEATIINLLETILFHKDSCEAADDSVLDLVDYCHRKLTLLASKATRESITTRDQHNLTGKAAVSSIEELQVQSAALEFEISLKAVSVLRYITDHTESISVINRMLCTHNMPCVLVQLIDCCPWSRCTEGKVEKHINGRWQKIPAEDHLKMTKVDGQVWISLHNLLLKEDCQRKYDFNNFNKNQLLKLRSFLTEVLIDQLPNLLELQRYLAHLAVTDPAPPRKELVLEQIPEIWNHIVKENSGKWKAIAKYQVKETLNPSESDLRLQAQSLAQTYNLDVMESLLPEKPKCGSCGKEAAKRCSRCQGEWYCQRECQVKHWPKHKKACQLMAEATEKIQRDLHIHS, from the exons ATGGACACGTCGGTTGTTTTGCCTGTTGAAGCGGAGGGGTTTGTTCAAAGTCTGAAGACTTTCTCCGTCAAGGAAGTGGGCTGTGCAAG GTGGTTCAGACAGCACGAGTACATCGAGAAACTGAACATGCAGGCGATACTGAATGCTTCTGCTATGCATGATGAGTTCGTCAAGGAGCTCCTGATATCATACGGAAAG ATACCTGTTCTGGTCCATGAAATGATCCTCGTCGAAGTATGGAAGCAAAAAGTGTTTCCCATCTTATGTCAGCTGCAGGACTTTAATCCCAAGAACACATTTCATCTTTACATGGTG ATCCACCATGAAGCCACGATCATAAACCTGCTTGAAACCATACTGTTTCATAAG gATTCATGTGAGGCAGCTGATGACTCTGTTCTTGATTTGGTGGATTACTGCCACCGCAAACTCACCCTGCTGGCCAGCAAAGCAACCAGGGAGAGCATCACGACCCGTGACCAACACAACCTGACAGGCAAAGCAGCAGTTTCCTCCATAGAG GAGTTGCAGGTGCAGAGTGCTGCACTGGAGTTTGAAATCTCCCTGAAGGCCGTCTCTGTGCTGCGCTACATCACGGATCACACTGAGAG catCAGTGTTATCAATCGCATGCTGTGCACCCATAACATGCCATGCGTACTGGTTCAGCTGATTGACTGCTGCCCTTGGAGTCGCTGTACAGAAG GGAAGGTAGAAAAGCATATAAATGGCAGATGGCAGAAGATTCCTGCTGAGGACCATCTAAAGATGACAAAGGTAGATGGTCAGGTCTGGATTTCCCTTCacaatctgctgctgaaggaagACTGCCAACGGAAATATGACTTCAACAATTTCAACAAGAACCAGCTTCTAAAG CTCCGGTCTTTCTTGACAGAGGTATTGATTGATCAGCTGCCAAACCTGCTGGAACTGCAGCGTTACCTAGCTCATCTTGCAGTTACAGACCCTGCCCCTCCAAGAAAAGAGCTCGTTTTAGAGCag ATCCCAGAAATATGGAACCACATTGTGAAGGAGAATTCTGGGAAGTGGAAGGCGATAGCCAAGTATCAGGTCAAAGAAACCTTGAACCCATCTGAAAGTGACCTGAGGCTACAGGCACAGAG TTTGGCCCAGACATACAACCTGGATGTGATGGAGAGTTTACTCCCCGAGAAGCCAAAGTGTGGATCCTGTGGGAAAGAGGCTGCAAAGAGATGCTCCCGGTGTCAGGGAGAATGGTACTGTCAGAG agaATGTCAGGTGAAGCACTGGCCTAAACACAAGAAAGCCTGCCAGCTTATGGCTGAGGCCACAGAGAAGATCCAGAGGGACCTGCACATCCACAGTTAA
- the nprl2 gene encoding GATOR1 complex protein NPRL2 isoform X2 has protein sequence MLTSQCTAMGKKLIGCPVCIEHKKYSRNALLFNLGLVCDAQTNTCALEPIVKKLSGYLTTLELESGFISNEESKQKLLPIMSTLLEELNATGACTLPIDESNTIHLKLIQLRKDPPIVQEYDVPVFTQCKDHFIKSQWDLTTQQILPYIDGFRHIQKISAEADVELNLVRIAVQNLLYYGVVTLVSIFQYSNVYCTTPKVQSLIDDKSIQEECLNYVTKQGQKRPSLRDVFQLYCGLSPGTTVRDLCSRYSQQLQRVDERRLIQFGLMKSLIRRLQKYPVKVSRDEKSRPPRLYTGCHSYDEICCKTGISYQELDERLENDPNIVVCWK, from the exons CACTGCCATGGGAAAAAAGTTAATCGGCTGTCCTGTGTGCATCGAACATAAGAAGTACAGCCGCAACGCCCTCCTGTTTAACCTCGGCCTGGTGTGCGATGCCCAGACCAACACGTGTGCCCTAGAGCCGATTGTCAAGAAGCTGTCTGGGTACCTCACGACTCTGGAG CTGGAGAGCGGCTTCATATCCAATGAGGAGAGTAAGCAGAAACTTTTGCCCATTATGTCAACCTTGCTTGAAGAACTTAATGCCACAGGAGCCTGCACCTTACCCATAG ATGAGTCCAACACCATCCACCTCAAGCTGATCCAGCTGAGAAAGGACCCTCCGATTGTCCAGGAGTACGACGTGCCTGTTTTCACGCAGTGCAAAGATCATTTCATCAAATCTCAGTGGGATCTCACCACTCAGCAG ATCCTGCCCTATATTGATGGATTTAGACACATCCAAAAAATCTCTGCCGAGGCGGATGTAGAGCTGAATCTTGTTCGCATTGCTGTGCAGAATCTCCT GTATTATGGTGTTGTGACCTTGGTGTCCATATTTCAG TACTCTAATGTGTATTGCACCACCCCGAAAGTTCAAAGCCTCATAGATGACAAGTCCATTCAGGAGGAGTGCCTCAACTACGTCACTAAGCAGG GTCAGAAGCGTCCCAGTCTGAGGGACGTGTTCCAGCTGTACTGTGGTCTGAGTCCAGGAACCACAGTCCGAGACCTTTGTTCTCGTTACTCACAGCAGCTTCAAAGGGTTGATGAGAG GAGGCTGATCCAGTTTGGGCTGATGAAGTCTCTCATTCGACGGCTGCAGAAATATCCGGTGAAGGTGAGCCGCGATGAGAAGAGCAGGCCGCCTCGACTCTACACCGGCTGTCATAGTTATGATGAGATCTGCTGCAAAACAG GAATCAGTTACCAGGAGCTGGACGAACGCTTGGAGAATGATCCCAACATCGTGGTGTGCTGGAAGTGA